The sequence below is a genomic window from Bradyrhizobium septentrionale.
GTCAGGCCTGAGATAGTGCCCCCATCCGCGCCAGCGCGGCGCCGGCCAGCGCCCGGGTCAGCTCGGCCGCGGGCATTTCCTTGCCCATCCGCACCGCCTGCCCGGCCCACAGATTGGTGAAATCGACCTTGTCCTGTTTCTCGGCAGCCGCCTTCAGCGGTCCGAGCGCGGTCGCCGCGTGCGGGAACGCCGGCGCGTCCGGTGAGATCGGGCCGACCTCGCGCATCACGCGGTTGGCGACGCCGCGCGCAGGGCGGCCGGTCATCACATTGGTGATGACGGTCGATTCATCGCTGGCCTGCGCCAGCGCGATCCGGCCTGCCGCGGTCACCTTGGATTCCGGGCAGCGCAGATAGGCGGTGCCGATCTGCACCGCGGAGGCCCCGAGCGCGAACGCGGCAGCGATCCCGCGTCCATCCGCGATGCCGCCGGCCGCGACGACCGGCACTTTCACCGCATCCACCACCTGCGGCAACAGCGAGAACGTGCCGGGCTGCTCGGCGATGGTCTCGGTCAGGAACATGGCGCGATGGCCGCCGGCGTCGGCGCCTTGCGCGATGATGACGTCGGCGCCGTTCTCCTCGAGCCAGATCGCCTCCTTCACGGTGGTGGCCGACGACATCACGGTGGCGCCGGCCGACTTCACCCGCTGCAACAGTTTTGGTTCCGGCAGGCCGAAATGGAAGCTGACGATTTCGGGCTTCAGCTCCTCGACAACAGCGCAGAATGCCGCGTCGAACGGCGCACGGTTCGCCGCGTTGATCGGCGCATCCGGATCGAGACCGTGCTCGCGATAGTATGGCGCCAGCCGCTGCCGCCATTGCGCCTCGCGCGCCGGATCGGCGTCGACCGCCTTGTGGCAGAAGAAGTTGAGGTTGATCGGCGCTGATACGCGCTGGCGGATGATGTTGACCTGCTCACGCGCCTTCTCGGCCGACAGCATCGCGCATGGCAGCGAGCCGAGCCCGCCGCCCTGCGCCACCGCAATCACCAGTTCGGCATCCATCACGCCGGCCATCGGCGCCAGCACGATCGGGAACTCGGTCTTGAAACGATCGATCAATCGACGGTCTGGCCACATGGTGTGTCTCGCGCGTGTTCAGGTCAGAGAGGAAAGAGAATTGCGCCGGCCCTGCAGCGTCTGCTCGGCTTCGGTGACGATGCGGCCGACGATCTCGGCCGCCGGAACGATATCATGGATCAACCCGACGGACTCGCCGGCAAACACCGCGGCGATGTCGAAATTGCCCACGGCTCTTGCCGCGGCGTACTCCGCCGCGATCTCGTCCGCGCGCTGCATCAGCTCGATCTCGCGGCCGCTCCAGCGCCGCAGATGGTCGTTGGCAAGCGAGCGCGCAGTGAACGGCGCCGGCCACATCAATTTGCGCGACCAGTCGAACACCACGCCGCGCACCGTCTCGCCGCTCTTCGCCGCGCAGATCAGCTGCTTCGCCTGCTCCGGGGCGTCGGCCTCGATGCTGGCGTAGAAGCGCGTTCCCATCAGCACGCCGGATGCGCCGAGCATCATCATCGCCGCGACGCCGCGCCCGTCCGCGATGCCGCCGGCCGCAACGACCGGCACGCGCCCCGCCGCAAAATCGATGATCGCCGGCACGATGTCGAGCGTGGTGCGAGAGGCCCCGTGACCGCCCGCCTCGGCGCCCTGCGCGATCAGGATGTCGGCGCCGCAATCGAGCGCTTGCTGCGCCATCTCCTCGCTTTGCACCTGGCAGATCAGCAGCGCTCCCGCCGCCTTGATCTTGGGCGCGAACGGCGCGGGATCGCCGAACGACAACATCACCGCGCGCGGCTTCGCGTCGAGCGCGATATCGATCAGCTCGGGCTGCCTGGCGAGGCTCCAGGTGATGAAGCCGATGCCGAACGGACGGTCAAATCTCCTGAGCGTCGCGGCCTCCGCCTCGAGCCAGGTCTTGTCCCCGTAGCCGCCGCCCAAAATGCCGAAGCCGCCCGCGTCGCTCACCGCCCTGACCAGCCGGCTTCCCGTGATCATGGCCATCGGCGCCAGCAGGATCGGATGTGTGATGCCCAGACGTGCCGTCAATTCGGTGCTGATCGGCATGTGCTCGCTCCCTGTTCTGGACTCCAAGCCTAATCGGGCCTAGCATTCTCGGAAAATGAATACTAGAGAACGCTACCATCTCTAAATCAGAACGATGGTCTCCCATGGAATTGACCGACCTGCTCACCTTTTCCACGGTCGCCCGGCTCGGCGGCATCACCCGGGCCGCCGAAGAGCTGAATACCGTGCAGTCCAATGTCACCCAGCGCATCAAGGCGCTGGAGGCCGAGATCGGCACCGCGCTGTTCGAGCGCCACAGCCGCGGCATGTCGCTGACCGGCGCCGGCCGCCGCCTGTTGCCGTATGCGCAGCGCATGGCGGCGCTGTCGCGCGAAGCCGTGCTCGCCGCGCGCGACGATGGCGAGCCAAAGGGGCCGCTGTCGATCGGCTCGATGGAGACCACGGCCGCGGTGCGGCTGCCGGCGCTGCTTGCCGAATTTCATCGCCGCTATCCGGCGGTGCGCCTGACCTTGCGCACCGCGCCGACCGTCGACCTCGTGGCGGCCGTGCTCGACGGCTCGCTCGACGGCGCCTTTGTCGCCGGCCCGATCGAGCACGCCGAACTGTCAGCGACGCCAGCATTCGCGGAGGAACTGGTGCTGGTCACCGCGCAGCGCTGGACATCGCTCGCCGCCTTGCGCGCCGGCACGCCGGAGTCGGGCCCGACTGCGCTGGTGTTCCGCACCGGCTGCACCTACCGGCAGCGGCTCGAACAGGTCTTCACCGAGTACGGCTGGCCGTCGGCCGTCCGTTTCGAGTTCGGCACGCTCGACGGCATGATCGGCTGCGTCGCCGCCGACATGGGCGTCACCCTGCTGCCGCGCGCCGTCGTCGAGCGCGATCATGTGCAGCGCGACGTCCATATTCACAAGCTCAACCCGCAGCATGCGCTCGTCGAGACGCTGTTCATCCAGCGCCGCACCGCGCACCAGTACAGTCCGTTGCAGGGACTTGCCGCCTGCCTTGGCGGCGACGAGCGGGTGATTGCCGCCTGATCGGCGTTTTCGCATGGACGCCGGCCCGTCGCCGGGCTTTGCCTCGGCGCGCACCTGCGTGCTAAGCGCTAGCGCCATGCCCGCCCCCATCCTTCCCTTGATTGAAGCCGCGCCGCACTGGCCCGACCGCGGCGCGCTTGTTGGCCTCGACCTCGGCACCAAGACCATCGGCGTTGCCGTCTCCGATCCGGACCGGCGGCTCGCCACCGGCGTCGAGACCATCAAGCGCAAGCAGTTCAAGGCCGACGCCGCACGGCTGCTCGCGATCGCGGCCGAGCGCAACGCCGTCGGCTTCGTGCTGGGCCTGCCGATCAACATGGACGGCAGCGAAGGCCCGCGCGCGCAATCGACCCGGGCGTTCGCCCGCAATCTCGCTGGCCTCACCACGCTTGCGATCGGGCTGTGGGACGAGCGTCTCTCGACCGCGGCGGTCGAGCGCGAGCTGATCGGGATGGACGTCAGCCGCGCACGCCGCGCCGAGGTGATCGACGAGCACGCCGCGATCTTCATCCTGCAGGGTGCGCTCGACCGGCTCGCGAAGCTGCGCGGGGACCGCTGAGGATGGCCGTGGTGATCGCGGCGCTGCTGCCGGTGAACCCGCTGATCTGGGCCTGCGTGATCGGGCTCGTCATCAATGTCGCGCACATCCCGCTGCCGCAGATCTGGCACGATGTCGCCGACGCGCTGGGCGGCTCATCGCTCGCGATCGGCCTGCTCGTGACCGGCGCCGGCCTGCATCTGGAAGGCATCTTCCGCCCCGGCCTCGCCGCCAGCGCGGCTCTGGTGTTGAAGCTGGTCGCAATGCCCGTGCTTACGGTTGCGCTGGCGATGCGGTTCGGCGTCAGCGGCGCCAATCTCGCCATCGTCGCGGCCTGCGCTGCGGTGCCGACCTCGCCGTCAGCCTATGTGCTGGCGCGCCAGATGGGCGGCGACGCCCCGCTGCTCGCCCAGATCATCACGCTGCAGACGATTTTGGCCGCGATCACGATGCCGATCGTGATTGCCACGGTTGGGACTTAGACGTAGGGGCCCGTCACGAAGGAGATGAATATGTTGAGTGCGGAATGGATCACGACCGTCAACCAGGTTGAGTTGCTGCGCCAACGACAATAGCCCAGAGCCAATCCCATTCCGAAGATCTCCAACCTCCCATAAACGTCGTACTGCGTGTGGGTCATCGCCCAGACGGCGGCGGTCAGAATGATCGCTCCGATCGGACCGAGAAACGACTCTGACCAGCCGCGATACAAGAAGCCGCGGATGAGAAATTCCTCCATGACGGGTCCGGCAATGCAGGTACCGACCAGCAGGATTAGCAGGCCGCCCGCCCCCTTGACCACGTACAAGCGCTGGTCATCCAACACCGAGCCGTCGTCGCTGACACACCATTTGATGACCGATTCAACGAGCAGAATGCCGGCGAAGATAGCAAAGGCACGCATCGCTTCGGCCGCGCTCGGCCAATTGAGCGCAAGATATTCGGCGAACCCGCGGCGAGCCTTCTGGATCGCGATCCAGAGCACGGCGATCGTTAGCGGGCTCGCGATGGTAAGGCCAGCGCCGTACCATCGCCCTTGGGCGGCGAAATCCCGCAATTGAGCCGGCGACATCCTAGCTACGCCGTCTTGCACCGCGATGATGATCGTCATGGCCCAACCTCCCGCCAGCGTAAAAACGCCGTAGGCGATCAGGATCACGAATGCCGTCTCCATGAAATCCCAGGTCCGCGGCGGCGGTGCCGAAGCCGGGACCGGCGCGTTGGCATTCTCGAAGTTCGACATAAGGATTTTTCTGCAACAACGTTGCAGCGAAGGTGGGCCTGACTTCAACCTAACATGCGAGACCGTTATCCCGCCAGCCACCAGGTCTGGATCGTCGCCGCCAGATTGTTCAGCCCGTGCAGCAGGATGGTCAGCCAGCTCGAGCCGGTGCGGAAGCGCAGGTAGCCGAACAGCAGGCCGATCGAGAGCACCTCGCAGAGGAAGAACCA
It includes:
- the ruvX gene encoding Holliday junction resolvase RuvX produces the protein MPAPILPLIEAAPHWPDRGALVGLDLGTKTIGVAVSDPDRRLATGVETIKRKQFKADAARLLAIAAERNAVGFVLGLPINMDGSEGPRAQSTRAFARNLAGLTTLAIGLWDERLSTAAVERELIGMDVSRARRAEVIDEHAAIFILQGALDRLAKLRGDR
- a CDS encoding NAD(P)H-dependent flavin oxidoreductase, with protein sequence MWPDRRLIDRFKTEFPIVLAPMAGVMDAELVIAVAQGGGLGSLPCAMLSAEKAREQVNIIRQRVSAPINLNFFCHKAVDADPAREAQWRQRLAPYYREHGLDPDAPINAANRAPFDAAFCAVVEELKPEIVSFHFGLPEPKLLQRVKSAGATVMSSATTVKEAIWLEENGADVIIAQGADAGGHRAMFLTETIAEQPGTFSLLPQVVDAVKVPVVAAGGIADGRGIAAAFALGASAVQIGTAYLRCPESKVTAAGRIALAQASDESTVITNVMTGRPARGVANRVMREVGPISPDAPAFPHAATALGPLKAAAEKQDKVDFTNLWAGQAVRMGKEMPAAELTRALAGAALARMGALSQA
- a CDS encoding CPBP family intramembrane glutamic endopeptidase, translated to MSNFENANAPVPASAPPPRTWDFMETAFVILIAYGVFTLAGGWAMTIIIAVQDGVARMSPAQLRDFAAQGRWYGAGLTIASPLTIAVLWIAIQKARRGFAEYLALNWPSAAEAMRAFAIFAGILLVESVIKWCVSDDGSVLDDQRLYVVKGAGGLLILLVGTCIAGPVMEEFLIRGFLYRGWSESFLGPIGAIILTAAVWAMTHTQYDVYGRLEIFGMGLALGYCRWRSNSTWLTVVIHSALNIFISFVTGPYV
- a CDS encoding LysR family transcriptional regulator — its product is MELTDLLTFSTVARLGGITRAAEELNTVQSNVTQRIKALEAEIGTALFERHSRGMSLTGAGRRLLPYAQRMAALSREAVLAARDDGEPKGPLSIGSMETTAAVRLPALLAEFHRRYPAVRLTLRTAPTVDLVAAVLDGSLDGAFVAGPIEHAELSATPAFAEELVLVTAQRWTSLAALRAGTPESGPTALVFRTGCTYRQRLEQVFTEYGWPSAVRFEFGTLDGMIGCVAADMGVTLLPRAVVERDHVQRDVHIHKLNPQHALVETLFIQRRTAHQYSPLQGLAACLGGDERVIAA
- a CDS encoding NAD(P)H-dependent flavin oxidoreductase, encoding MESRTGSEHMPISTELTARLGITHPILLAPMAMITGSRLVRAVSDAGGFGILGGGYGDKTWLEAEAATLRRFDRPFGIGFITWSLARQPELIDIALDAKPRAVMLSFGDPAPFAPKIKAAGALLICQVQSEEMAQQALDCGADILIAQGAEAGGHGASRTTLDIVPAIIDFAAGRVPVVAAGGIADGRGVAAMMMLGASGVLMGTRFYASIEADAPEQAKQLICAAKSGETVRGVVFDWSRKLMWPAPFTARSLANDHLRRWSGREIELMQRADEIAAEYAAARAVGNFDIAAVFAGESVGLIHDIVPAAEIVGRIVTEAEQTLQGRRNSLSSLT